The Lycium ferocissimum isolate CSIRO_LF1 chromosome 8, AGI_CSIRO_Lferr_CH_V1, whole genome shotgun sequence DNA segment ttttatgcaatgtataggtagtgtataaagtatactaaatatacatatgcTATACACACCTATATATgtaatatacatattatattcaTACCTATACAGCCAAAGCATATAGGCAGTGTGTACTTCGGTCATGGTAAACTAGATGGATGATGATTACATTTAGGTAAGTTTCTCTATAAAATTCTGATGGAGATAACCCGGAGGGCCAGAAATGGCCATTGAAACATACAGACTTGGAAGGTAAACGCACACTCAAAGTACTATGCTTTGTATGGCTTGTGGCTATGAAGGCTTGTCTGACTCATGAAAACCTAAGGAAGAGGGGCTTTCAATTAAGTTCCACATGCCATCTATGTGAAAAGGAGGCTAAGGATAACTCTCGTTTATTCTTACACTGTGTTGTTATATCAACTATTGAAATGTTCCTAATATGGTTCGTATGAGCTGAATTATGCCAAAAGTAACAATTGATCTTCTGATGCCAGTGTAGTTGGGGGGTGTGAGAAGAAACAGTGGAGAAAGAATTTAGCATGCATTTGGTGGACTATGTTGAAGGAAAGAAATTTCAGATGTTTTGAGGATCAAAGAAATTCCATACAAAGAATAAAACTGAATTTTATattgctttttattttattctggTGTAATAGCAACCCTGTAAATGATTGTGAATCTATGCTCGAAATCATATAGTCCCTGCAAGCTTTTGTCTAGGGGATCTCTTATACAGTCAATCTAGAGATGTATTTTGTTTATCAATACAACATTTATGCTGAAAACATTCTATATACATTAGACattctcaaaaaataatttgtcaTAAATATACATAGGATTGTATCATAAAATATCCCTATTATGCAACTTGCTTATTCTAGGTGTTGAAACTTGCTCCTCTGACTTTCATTATTGTCATATTTTTGCCAGGGAAGAAGCAGAGTTAATCCAATCTCTAGTCAAGAAAGTTCTGGGAAAACTCGATAATACACCTATAGGTGTGGCAAAATACCCCGTAGGACTTCATTCTCGTCTTGATGAGTTGCTCAGGTTACTGAATGTTAAAGCAAATGGTGTGATAGTATTAGGATTATACGGAATGGGAGGAGTTGGCAAGACCACTCTTGCCAAGGCTTTGTACAATCAGTTTGTTGTGCATTTCAAGAAACGTAGCTTTATTTCAGATGTTAAAGAAATTGCAAGGCGACAAAATGGTTTGGCCACTCTTCAAAGCAAACTCATTGGTGATCTTACCTCAGGTGCTTCGCCAGACATAGATGGTACTGCTAAAGGTATCCAATTAATGAAGGAATATATGAATAATGAGCCAGTTGCTATTTTTCTAGATGATGTGGACAATGCAGACCAACTTCGTGTATTGGTTGGTGGGAGAGACTGGTTTCGCCAAGGAAGTAGAGTCATCATCACCACTagagataaaaatgtgttactCCCAAGTATTGTAAACGAAAATTTTGAGGTAAAAGAGCTCTCCTCGTCCGAGTCACTTACGTTATTTAGTTATCATGCGTTTGGAAGAGAGCAGCCTCCTAAGAACTTTTCGGTTCTTGCTGAAGAAGTTGTAACACTCAGTGGGGGATTACCTCTAGCTCTGGAAGTTTTTGGATCTTTATTGTTCTAcaagaaaagaatgaaggaGTGGCAAGATGTGGTGCAAAAGCTGAGACAGATTCGTCCTGGTGATCTTCAAAACGTCCTGGAAATAAGTTTTGAAGCTCTAGATGAACAAGAAAAGTGCATCTTTCTTGATTTAGCATGTCTTCTTCTTAATACAAGGCTTGACAGGGAAGATGCAATTGCAATATTTAAAGGTTGTGGTTTTGGCGCTGAAAGTGCAATAATAGAGCTCACAGCAAAATCGCTTCTTAAAATAGTTGATGGGAATGTTTTGTGGATGCATGATCAGCTCAAAGACATGGGAAGGCAAATTGTACAACGTGAGAATTTTGGAGATGTTGGTAAACGTAGTAGACTGTGGAATCGTGACGATATTACGGATGTCCTAAAGAACCATAAGGTATGGTTTTATGATCTTGTTGACACCTTTTGTATTTGTTGTATTGTTTAACTTGAAGTTGGTACATACATGCACATTGAGATGAAATCTAGAGATTCCTGTTTTCGACATGGTGGTTAAACGGCTAAACAAGTGTTCTACTTGCTCATGTTGCTTGCCTGAACACAAGTTTCAAaatatcttcttttctttttttttttttttcttttttttttttatagaagaaaattatattaTCAGTGTAATTTAGTTGATTGTAGCAGGTAATTCATCCTCTTTTACTAGGTTCTTACTCCATGTACAGTGCAAACACTTACTTATAATTGATTTTTCGATAGATCTATTTGTATAAAAACTTTTTATGCTTACTGAataatttctttctatgatCTTTCAAGTGAGCTAATCGTGGTACACTTTGAAAAGTATTTGCAACTGTAACTCTTTTAGTAATAGAAGTTGAATTTACTTGTTTAACTAAATACTCAGTATATTTAGTACTAGTTTATTATAGATACAAGAAAATGCAACCAAAAGATACCTTCATTGGAACCAAGAAGCATTTTGAAGTTATTTAATTGAGCATTTAACTTTTTGTTATTTGTCTTCTAGCTTCCCTTTTTGATTTCCTTTTTATCTAATTTGAACAAATTCAAGGGCACAAGAAAAAATGAGGGTATTGTGCTTGACTTTGAGAAGAGGCAAGATCAGAACTCCAAGGAAGTATCTCGGATCTATTTGAAGAAAGTACTTAAAAGGTATATTGGCCAAGGTAGAAAGGAAAATGGTGTAACATTTTGCACAAGAGCTTTTCAGTGCATGGTCAAACTGAGACTCCTCCAAATCAATCATGTCAAATTGGTTGGAAATTTCAAGCTATTACCTGCTGAACTGAAGTGGCTGCAGTGGAAAGGTTGCCCTTTACAAGTTATTCCTCCAGAGTTATTGTCGCGAAAGATAGCggttcttgatttatcggagaGCATGATTACACACGTctggaagaagaaaaagtggAATTGCTACCAGAACAAGGTACGTGAATTAGTTCAACCAATCTCCTTTTTTACAACTTTGTTTGTTGGTAAGTAGGAAGAACAACAGCTCTCCTTTTTGACAACTTTGTTTGGTTGGTAATTAAGTTGGAAGTACTATATGTCCCTTTAATCATCTATAGATGATTTTTAGGGTCTCTTtgatatgaaggaaaatgttttcctggaaaatgttcttttggaaaataagtggtttTCTTGCTTATTTTCTGGTGTTTGATTAGTAAGCAAAAAAATTATCCCAagagcatttatatgtaatctaggAAAACACTATGGGGGTGGATATGGGGGCTCGGGGTGGCTTGGGGTGGCGGCTAGAGGCAGTGGTGGGGTGGGATTGGGGTTGGGGTGGAGGAGGAGACAATAAACTATGAACACcacttatggaacttgttttccatACTTCAATTAGGAAagtcatttttgtcatttttaaggaacttgtgtTCCTAGAGAAATTATGTTTCCAAAACATTtagaccaaccaaacatggaaaaTTGGAACCATTTTCCTCAATACCAAATAGACCCTTAGATTCACAAGCTTTGTCAGGTAAGTGGCTAATTGTTTTTCAAGCTCTATGAAGCtgaaagaaacaaaggaaaggtgcagtttttattctttttaattgaAATGTTTGTTGCTTCGTCTTCCCTTACCTAGCTAGGCGCTAAAATCTCCTTTTCCTTAATGTTTAATTTCTTGGCTTTACTGTTTACTGATCTCAAAGGGTTATTCTGcaagtctctctctctctctctatcttttttttttttttggcaatgaCTGAAAATCTTCATCTGATAGATGGCAAAGCAGCTGAAAGTTATGAATCTACATAGTTGTCGCCAACTTAAGGAAATCCCTGATTTATCTGGACTTCAATTGGAGAAGCTGATTCTTGAGCAATGCAAGGAACTGGTTAAGATCCATCCATCAATTGGAGACTTGACTACGTTGACCCATCTAAACATGAAGGACTGTCAGAGCATTTTGGCATTTCCAGATGATGTGTCCGGATTGAAACGTCTTGAAGTACTTATCCTATCTGGTTGCTCGAGTCTAAAAGAATTACCAGAGGACTTGAGTGGCTGGAAATCTTTGAGAGAGCTTCTTCTAGATGGTACAGCAATAACAAAGCTACCTACCTCTATCTTCCACCTGAAGAAGCTTCAGATGTTGAATTTAAATGATTGCCGGTGTTTGGAGTTGTTGCCTAGAGCTATTGGGAATCTAAGTTCGCTGAGAGAGCTCTCTTTTAGAGGATCAGCTTTAAAGGAACTGCCTGATTCcattggaaatttgaaaaatcttGAGGAATTAAGCTTGAGAATGTGCAAGGGGCTCACCTCACTTCCTGATTCCCTTGGCAATCTTAAATCTTTAATAGGACTTTATCTTAATAACAGCTCGATAAAAGAATTGCCACCTTCTGTTGGTTTGTTATCTCATTTGAAGTTCCTTTGGGTCAACAATTGCAAGTACTTGAGCGAATTGCCCAATTCCATGAGTAGCTTATCATCATTAGTTTGGCTTTGTCTAGAGTGGACCTCAGTTAGTGAACTAAGTTTCCAGTTAGGTAACTTAAAGTCCCTTGAGAAGCTTGAGATGGGAAACTGCGCGTCAATCAGATCTTTACCTAGCTCAACTGGAAATATGTTATGTTTAACTACTTTGGACCTACACAATACATCAATTACTGAGTTACCAGACTCGATAGGCTTATTGGAAAGACTTTGGAAATTGAACCTGAATAACTGTTTGAATCTCCAACAACTCCCGGCTTCAATTGGAAGCCTTAAGAGTTTGTGTTACCTTTATATGGCTGAAACTGCTGTATCAGAATTACCCGATGAAATTGGAATGCTTTCAAACTTAAAACTACtgaagatgagaaagaaacCACAGCCTAGAGAGGATGAACTGCTGGACATGGAAGACTTGCATGTTGGAGAAAGCTCTAAACGCGTTACTCTTCCAGAATCATTTTCGAACCTCTCATCCTTGGAAGTCCTAGATGCTCATGCATGGAAATTCTCTGGCAAGATTTCTGATGATTTCCAGAAGTTGTCTGCTTTGGAAAAGCTCGACCTTGGACACAACGATTTTTGCAGCCTCCCTTCTAGCATGAAAGGACTTTGTGTTCTCAAGCATTTGCTTATCTCGAACTGCAGAAAGCTCAAGTTTCTTCCTGAACTTCCCTCAAGTTTGGAATGGTTAAATGCTGCAAACTGCTCCGCATTGGAACGTATAGCTAGCATATCAAATTTGGAATATTTGGAACAACTCCAATTCAGTAATTGCAAGAAGATAACAGATATTCCTGGCCTTGAAAGCTTGAAATCTTTGGTAAGGTTGTATACAGTCGGTTGCAACGCGTGCTTACCTTCCATAAAAAGAAGGATTTCTAAGGTTCTTTCTCCTTTTCTCCTCCCTCTCTCTCATACATCAagattatatatacacattgaTATCAAGTTGACTAAGACTCTGAATGCAGGATTCTCTAAGGCATATAAAGTATCTCTGTGTTCCAGGGAGTGACATTCCGGATTGGTTTATTCAGGAAGTACCTAACGTCTCAACTCGCAAGCACCGTGATATCAAGGGTGTGATCATTGGAGTAGTTCTCTCTCTAGACCAACAAGTAGAGGACAATTTCAGACACAAAGTCCCAGCAATCGTGGATATTCAAGCAACGATTACCACACCTGGTGATGCTGAACCTAAACTTAGAAAAACTTTGAACTTGGAGGGGGTTCCTGATACAGATGAAGATCAGCTCTATTTATGTCGATTTCAAGAGCACAGTGATTTTATGTTCGTGTTGGAAGAAGGCGACAGGGTGCAGGTTGCAATTAGAGAGAGTCCACGTTTTAATGGCCTCAAACTGAAGAAGCATGGGATGCacttggtttttgaaaatgaggatgacttcgatgataatgatgaggatCTGTTTGATGAATCTCAGCAGTCTGTTTCGAAGAAACTTGCTAACTTTTTTAATTCATTATGAAACAGTTCATAGCCGAAATGAATTCAGCATACAGAGTGGAGTCCAAGAATTTGACTATATAAAGACATTTATAAATGTGTATATACTAAATGATTCGTCTATGTTAGTGGCCTggcaagtttattcagagtaaACATTGGTGCAGATGGATTGATTGTGATAACTTGTACCTTTAACTAGCTACTGGCAATTTATTTCATATTCCAACTCAGAAACTTAACAGGTCGTTAGTTATGCAGATTTAGTTATTTCATCTTTTACcccgcataaaataatacataaattgacTCATAACTTATAGTACATGTTTTAGTTATGCGAGATTGTAAACTGGTAACCAAACACTATATttggtgtgttgaattttatccacaacaactaaaattcTACCAAACATAGTACTAGTTATGCTGGTTTTGATGTATAAATAATTCATTTCCtaaccaacaaccaaatgacccctgaATGCTGTGAGTGCAATATAGCACAAGAGCACATATTGAGACTTCATTGAAtcttatcttccaatttcaatatCCCAGCAATAGTTGCCTTGTTCATCTTTCAGCTGACTCTCTTTCTTCCCATAATTCAGATTTCTAGTCATGGAGaattcttcatcttcatttcaTGACATTAATTTCTTTGGTACCACATTTTCCTCATAATTAGCATTCCGATCTTCGACACAAGTAAAAGGATTTCAATTTAGTTTATCAACTTTACCGGGCATGGAAGCACTCAAGCTAAAGTAAATGCACCTAAAGAATGGCTGGGGGCAAGTGATCCTGGAAGACCCTAGACTCGCTCCAATCCCTTCCTCTGATGCCTTGACAAGTTTTTAAGAATTTAATTAGTAGATACACATAATTTTCCTTGACAAAAATACCAGAGAATAAGAACTCCTAGAAGGAAAAGGGATCTGCATGCCACCATTTCAAGtttgaattttatgtaaaagaagatgaagactGCCCAaagaaaatctatatatatatatatatatattctcttgGCTTCCAGTCAAAATTTTAATGCGTTGTAAGTGCATTTTTTAGATTTTGTAACTCTGTTGAATTAGATTAATCTTTTGTGAACACCATCAGAATCACGCTATGTATCACCTTGATAAAAATCAAATTCCTTGCACGCTCAAGGGATGAAGACATTTTTTTTACACCATAGTGGAATATAGAAAAGCCTCACTTTTCGTATAGAGGAATTAGATGGTTTTATAAAGGCAGAATACTTAAAAGACCCTTCTAAATTTGGGTATTTTATTTAAACTCCTCTTAAATTATGTCTGGTCCCAATTAACCCTTgtacttgtctttttttttttttttttttttttttttttttacccctcaaataaCCACCGGTCCTAATTACTCTCTGTACTTGGCTTTCCTATAATCCAAATGATTTCAAATGACGTTTGGCGCGTGAGAGTGTAAAATAACAATCACATCATATTATAATCTGATTTGTAAAAAGAATATTTAGccattccaactactatttcCTTATCTCCTTCCATGTACCTCCATTAAAATACAAcccaattttttcttcttttaccaTTTTTCTTTTGAGGGGTAACGATTATAGAAACGTCAAGTATAGAGGGGTAAATAGGACCAATTATTCTTTGAGGGGTGATGATTATAGAAAAGCCAAGTACATGAGGGTAATTAGGACCAAGTATAGTTTAAGGAGGATTTAAATCAGGAGCAGAGCCTATCAGATACGGCGTCAGCCGAACTCAATCATgacttttttcttaaactcttTATTCTATTAAGAAATCTattaaatatatagaaatatttaATTGTGAACCCACTAACTAAGACAAGCTACGAGTTTTGTGGAAAATTCAGAACCCACAAACTTTAAATCCTGACTCCGCCTATAAATTCGGAATAAAACGCACCAAATTTAGAGAGGTCTTTAGGTATTCTGCCTTTTATAAATTATCCTAGATTTGATTATGTTAAAGGATTTTTATACTTGTGGAGTAGAAGGGTGCAATCCCTGTTATTCATAATTAACATGAAAGTAAGATTTCTTTCTTGCCTAAATTCCCTTGACAACGAAACCTTTTGTCACTATATATTAGGTTTAGAACCAAATACAAAGAAGTATAAAATTTTTGATGATTAAGTTTTTTGTTCGTATACCCTTATGATATTGAGTTTTCACTATAATCACAAGTGAATCATGGCAAAAAATGCACCTTATTTTTTCCCA contains these protein-coding regions:
- the LOC132067442 gene encoding disease resistance protein RPV1-like — its product is MADDETWSLTSGHRFHYDIFLSFRGEDTRHNFTNKLYHELVRNGVRTFIDDEGLDRGEEIAPSLFTAIEDSAASIAVISENYCSSKWCLEELAKITECKRLLLPVFYGVDPSDVRRQKGPFEEHFRNYDTLVEAEKVSRWREAMKKAGNTSGWDSRLWEEAELIQSLVKKVLGKLDNTPIGVAKYPVGLHSRLDELLRLLNVKANGVIVLGLYGMGGVGKTTLAKALYNQFVVHFKKRSFISDVKEIARRQNGLATLQSKLIGDLTSGASPDIDGTAKGIQLMKEYMNNEPVAIFLDDVDNADQLRVLVGGRDWFRQGSRVIITTRDKNVLLPSIVNENFEVKELSSSESLTLFSYHAFGREQPPKNFSVLAEEVVTLSGGLPLALEVFGSLLFYKKRMKEWQDVVQKLRQIRPGDLQNVLEISFEALDEQEKCIFLDLACLLLNTRLDREDAIAIFKGCGFGAESAIIELTAKSLLKIVDGNVLWMHDQLKDMGRQIVQRENFGDVGKRSRLWNRDDITDVLKNHKGTRKNEGIVLDFEKRQDQNSKEVSRIYLKKVLKRYIGQGRKENGVTFCTRAFQCMVKLRLLQINHVKLVGNFKLLPAELKWLQWKGCPLQVIPPELLSRKIAVLDLSESMITHVWKKKKWNCYQNKMAKQLKVMNLHSCRQLKEIPDLSGLQLEKLILEQCKELVKIHPSIGDLTTLTHLNMKDCQSILAFPDDVSGLKRLEVLILSGCSSLKELPEDLSGWKSLRELLLDGTAITKLPTSIFHLKKLQMLNLNDCRCLELLPRAIGNLSSLRELSFRGSALKELPDSIGNLKNLEELSLRMCKGLTSLPDSLGNLKSLIGLYLNNSSIKELPPSVGLLSHLKFLWVNNCKYLSELPNSMSSLSSLVWLCLEWTSVSELSFQLGNLKSLEKLEMGNCASIRSLPSSTGNMLCLTTLDLHNTSITELPDSIGLLERLWKLNLNNCLNLQQLPASIGSLKSLCYLYMAETAVSELPDEIGMLSNLKLLKMRKKPQPREDELLDMEDLHVGESSKRVTLPESFSNLSSLEVLDAHAWKFSGKISDDFQKLSALEKLDLGHNDFCSLPSSMKGLCVLKHLLISNCRKLKFLPELPSSLEWLNAANCSALERIASISNLEYLEQLQFSNCKKITDIPGLESLKSLVRLYTVGCNACLPSIKRRISKDSLRHIKYLCVPGSDIPDWFIQEVPNVSTRKHRDIKGVIIGVVLSLDQQVEDNFRHKVPAIVDIQATITTPGDAEPKLRKTLNLEGVPDTDEDQLYLCRFQEHSDFMFVLEEGDRVQVAIRESPRFNGLKLKKHGMHLVFENEDDFDDNDEDLFDESQQSVSKKLANFFNSL